Proteins encoded by one window of Salvia splendens isolate huo1 chromosome 5, SspV2, whole genome shotgun sequence:
- the LOC121802761 gene encoding diacylglycerol kinase 7-like isoform X1 produces the protein MLNFLFNMVITVTLTKYYVCYEGMDAHVAYGFVHLHNEKPYLAEGPISNKMIYTMQQLSRFKVFEEHHLNWEQIPVPSSLSYLCLIHKN, from the exons ATGCTAAACTTTCTCTTTAATATGGTTATTACTGTCACTCTGACAAAATACTACGTGTGTTATGAGGGTATGGATGCCCATGTTGCGTACGGTTTTGTACATTTACACAATGAAAAACCTTACCTTGCTGAAGGTCCCATTTCTAATAAG ATGATATACACCATGCAGCAGTTATCCAGGTTTAAG GTCTTTGAAGAACATCATTTAAATTGGGAGCAAATCCCAGTCCCATCAAGTTTGTCTTATCTCTGTCTCATACATAAGAATTAA
- the LOC121802761 gene encoding diacylglycerol kinase 4-like isoform X2, whose translation MLNFLFNMVITVTLTKYYVCYEGMDAHVAYGFVHLHNEKPYLAEGPISNKMIYTMQQLSRFKIYHCIDHANQLTTRLSFFSRSLKNII comes from the exons ATGCTAAACTTTCTCTTTAATATGGTTATTACTGTCACTCTGACAAAATACTACGTGTGTTATGAGGGTATGGATGCCCATGTTGCGTACGGTTTTGTACATTTACACAATGAAAAACCTTACCTTGCTGAAGGTCCCATTTCTAATAAG ATGATATACACCATGCAGCAGTTATCCAGGTTTAAG ATTTATCACTGTATCGACCATGCTAACCAGCTAACTACAAGATTGTCATTCTTCTCAAG GTCTTTGAAGAACATCATTTAA